The genomic interval TAAAAAGTTCACCGATACAAAAAGATATAAAGAGTAATATTGTAAAATCAATATCCTTTGGTCTTCTGGGAAAATCCTCTGAGGAAAAGAAAGAAGAGAAAGAAATAGGTATTCTTAAGAAAGAACTCCACCAAAATCCAGAAAGAGATTTTTCAATAACTCAACCAGATAATTACAAAATCATCAAATTATCTCCTCAGATAAGTGAAGTTGTTGCTAGGGGAGAAACAATTGATCATGTTGTTAATAAAAATACTGAAACTATTGAGTATGAAGTTTCTACAAAAAAGAAAAAACGACAAGATGATTTCGATTTCGAAACGCCTGATATTAAGGAGTACACTCTAAAACCTTCACGGAAAGATGTAATCATTAATGAAATTCAACTTATACATGTGCCAAAATGGGAAGTAGAATTCGAAAGTGGGGATTATACATATACGAGGATAATATCTGCAAATGGCGGAACTATCATAGCCGATAATATATCGCATTGTAATAAGCACTTGCTTAAGGATTTTATAAAAAAGAAAAATTCGGCAGTTTGTGATGTCTGTGGAAAAGCCCTTTGCAAAGATCACATATTTAAATGTCCGACCTGCGGCTCTTTGTTCTGTGAAAACCATAGTATCCAATGCGTCGGATGTAAAACAAGGTTTTGTGCAGAACATATTAAAAATAAATGTGTAGAGTGCGGGGAAGCTATCTGTAATACATGTTCATTGAAATGTCCAATATGTGGAGAAATTCATTGTAATAAGCATATGACTAAATGCGATAAATGTGGCAATGCCATTTGTATATCATGTACAACAAAAGAAGGAAGTTTGATTTTCAAAAAGACTATATGTAAAAAATGCCAATAAAAATCACATGGAATTAAAGGTAAACGGCTATATTAGGAAGGCAAATTTAAGCTGTCCTGAGCATTATCCCAGTGGGAAGATAATCATAAGGGAATACCTCAGATAATCGCCAGAAGATAGGTTAGCGTAAAAGCAGGATAGCCTTAGAGTGGCTGAGGTAAGGTCA from Candidatus Methanoperedens sp. carries:
- a CDS encoding restriction endonuclease, with amino-acid sequence MSFCPNCGEKIEIENSKFCSKCGFSLQVKKEECEESKILEKPMAMKTEKVTIAVVDEEKNEDSEYTATNAYHLGYKFEDMVEQILNAKGYTTERRKKIKGSNDNPEFDIIAKKKRKGKEIIKVVECKNYSNTISPDLVRTFIFKLDDTGITNGLFVAIPDFSSGALSLGESRGLELWDEDKVKEEFFQLQVGRLNFGDKVDFKYYLPIKTDYDYATNLDFENKNKVEISSVELIWRPFYKVYYELNSVQTDPIKRKHRMTDSGFFIVDALLKSSPIQKDIKSNIVKSISFGLLGKSSEEKKEEKEIGILKKELHQNPERDFSITQPDNYKIIKLSPQISEVVARGETIDHVVNKNTETIEYEVSTKKKKRQDDFDFETPDIKEYTLKPSRKDVIINEIQLIHVPKWEVEFESGDYTYTRIISANGGTIIADNISHCNKHLLKDFIKKKNSAVCDVCGKALCKDHIFKCPTCGSLFCENHSIQCVGCKTRFCAEHIKNKCVECGEAICNTCSLKCPICGEIHCNKHMTKCDKCGNAICISCTTKEGSLIFKKTICKKCQ